One segment of Leptospirillum ferrooxidans C2-3 DNA contains the following:
- the carB gene encoding carbamoyl-phosphate synthase large subunit: MPKRTDIRKIMIIGSGPIVIGQAGEFDYSGTQAIQALKEEGYIVSLVNSNPATIMTDPDLADRTYMVPLTVEALERVLLVDRPDAILPTMGGQTALNLAVSLSDRGTLARLGIQLIGTSVDSIRKAEDRGLFKKAIEKIGLNSPKSFVVHSLEEANLALSSLPFPVLIRASFTLGGTGGGIARNKEEFEQKVLTGLDLSPVGEVLVEESLLGWKEFELEVVRDRADNSIIICSIENLDPMGVHTGDSITVAPAMTLTDREYQYLRNAAIAILREIGVETGGSNVQFAVNPESGRVLVIEMNPRVSRSSALASKATGFPIARVATKVAIGYTLDEIKNDITKITPAAFEPSIDYVVVKIPRFHFEKFAQASRVLGPQMQSVGEVMGIGHHFKEALMKALRSLENNRSGFVSQALPENPVEAAEMLKVSLDDRIHRIAEAFRQGYSVEKVHEWTRVDPFFLNEILELVHLEIEISERCNEPLALFPDDLLRKAKKDGLSDRRIAELLQKEETLVREMRQRRGIALQYRRVDTCAAEFDTTTPYLYGTYAGVDEREFPDSQKRSVVILGSGPNRIGQGVEFDYCCVHGVMAAREMGFDAVMINCNPETVSTDFDISDRLYFDPLTSEDVLGILEEEKPLGVVVQFGGQTPLKLASILAEKNIPILGTSPEMTDLAEDRERFRDVIQDLGLLQPLSALSHSVGETSDVVRSVGFPVLVRPSYVLGGEAMEVLYDEEDLSAYLNRAANLDFRFPLLIDSFLGQATEVDVDALCDGKSVFIGGILEHIEEAGIHSGDSACFLPPMNLSEKVLQILKEQTIKLALRLSVKGLMNIQFAVQNEKVYILEVNPRASRTIPFISKSIGLPLAKIAMKVMLGKSLSDFGLSHGEVAVTPFVSVKEAVFPFKKFAGVDTILGPEMKSTGEVMGLSRSFSKAFLDAQEGAGMNLPKQGRVFVSVADRDKPAIIEICQSLASLGYQLVATGGTRDVLLAAGMNVEHVNKVKEGSPHIVDEIADGKIALVVNTVSGKSSQRDSLSIRRETLARNIPYYTTVAGAKALALALLEASNRNVLEEVISLQEIRR; this comes from the coding sequence TTGCCTAAACGTACAGATATTCGAAAAATCATGATCATAGGCTCGGGTCCGATTGTTATCGGTCAGGCGGGAGAGTTTGACTATTCGGGAACCCAGGCGATACAGGCCCTGAAAGAGGAGGGCTACATTGTTTCTCTTGTCAATTCAAATCCTGCAACGATCATGACGGACCCCGATCTGGCAGACAGGACCTATATGGTGCCATTGACTGTGGAGGCATTGGAGCGGGTTCTTTTAGTGGATCGTCCTGATGCCATTTTGCCAACCATGGGCGGTCAGACAGCCCTGAATCTTGCCGTTAGCCTTTCTGACCGCGGGACGCTTGCCCGCTTGGGAATCCAGCTTATTGGGACCTCTGTTGACTCCATTCGAAAGGCAGAAGATCGGGGACTCTTTAAAAAAGCTATAGAGAAGATAGGGCTGAACAGTCCTAAAAGCTTTGTGGTTCACTCTCTTGAAGAGGCTAATCTGGCCCTTTCCTCGCTTCCTTTTCCTGTTCTCATCAGGGCCTCTTTTACATTGGGAGGAACGGGGGGAGGAATCGCAAGAAACAAGGAGGAGTTTGAGCAAAAGGTTTTGACAGGTCTTGATCTGAGCCCGGTTGGAGAGGTCCTCGTGGAAGAGTCACTTCTGGGATGGAAGGAATTCGAGCTTGAAGTTGTGAGGGATCGCGCGGATAACTCCATCATCATTTGCTCCATTGAAAATCTTGATCCCATGGGTGTCCACACAGGCGACAGTATTACGGTTGCACCCGCGATGACGCTCACTGACAGGGAATATCAGTATCTCAGAAATGCGGCGATTGCGATTCTCAGGGAAATTGGTGTGGAAACCGGGGGTTCCAATGTCCAGTTCGCTGTCAATCCGGAGTCAGGAAGAGTTCTTGTGATCGAAATGAATCCCAGGGTCTCGAGAAGCTCAGCCCTGGCATCGAAGGCGACAGGATTTCCCATTGCAAGGGTTGCCACAAAGGTCGCAATCGGATATACGCTGGATGAAATCAAAAATGATATCACGAAGATAACGCCTGCAGCGTTTGAGCCAAGCATTGACTATGTTGTGGTCAAGATCCCCCGCTTCCATTTTGAAAAATTTGCGCAGGCCTCAAGAGTCCTTGGACCCCAAATGCAATCAGTAGGGGAGGTGATGGGGATAGGTCATCACTTCAAGGAAGCTTTGATGAAAGCCCTCCGCTCTCTTGAAAATAATCGCTCGGGTTTTGTATCTCAAGCTCTGCCAGAGAACCCGGTGGAGGCTGCGGAGATGTTGAAAGTATCCCTAGACGATCGCATCCACCGAATCGCCGAAGCCTTTCGACAAGGGTATTCCGTGGAGAAGGTTCACGAATGGACCCGGGTGGACCCCTTCTTTCTGAACGAGATTCTGGAGCTTGTTCATCTTGAAATCGAAATATCCGAACGTTGTAACGAGCCACTTGCCCTTTTTCCGGATGACCTTTTAAGAAAAGCCAAAAAAGATGGGTTGTCCGATCGCAGGATTGCCGAACTTTTACAAAAAGAAGAAACGTTAGTCAGGGAGATGCGTCAACGGAGAGGAATTGCGCTCCAATATCGCAGGGTGGATACATGTGCTGCTGAATTTGATACAACGACTCCTTATCTGTATGGGACCTATGCCGGAGTCGATGAGCGGGAGTTCCCGGATTCGCAGAAAAGAAGTGTTGTCATCCTTGGATCAGGTCCAAACAGGATTGGTCAGGGTGTCGAGTTTGATTATTGCTGTGTTCATGGGGTGATGGCTGCTCGCGAGATGGGGTTTGATGCTGTCATGATCAATTGTAACCCCGAAACAGTCTCTACCGATTTCGATATCTCTGACCGACTGTACTTTGATCCACTCACAAGCGAGGACGTTCTCGGAATTCTGGAAGAAGAGAAACCATTGGGTGTTGTTGTTCAGTTTGGGGGTCAGACCCCTCTCAAGCTTGCATCGATCCTCGCAGAAAAAAATATTCCCATCCTGGGGACATCTCCTGAAATGACCGATTTGGCCGAAGATCGGGAAAGATTCCGTGATGTCATCCAGGACCTGGGGCTTTTACAACCATTAAGCGCTCTCAGCCATTCCGTCGGGGAGACGTCCGATGTTGTCAGATCGGTCGGATTCCCTGTCCTGGTTCGTCCATCTTATGTATTGGGTGGAGAAGCAATGGAAGTTCTCTATGATGAAGAGGATCTGTCGGCATATCTTAACAGGGCTGCCAATCTGGATTTTCGTTTTCCTCTTCTGATTGACTCTTTCCTTGGTCAGGCAACCGAAGTGGATGTGGATGCGCTATGTGATGGAAAATCCGTTTTCATTGGCGGTATTCTTGAACATATTGAGGAAGCCGGTATCCACTCTGGCGATTCTGCCTGTTTTTTGCCACCGATGAACCTTTCTGAAAAAGTTCTTCAAATATTGAAAGAGCAGACGATCAAGCTGGCGCTTCGGCTTTCCGTCAAGGGGTTGATGAATATCCAGTTCGCTGTCCAGAATGAAAAAGTCTATATCCTTGAAGTCAACCCGAGAGCATCAAGAACCATTCCGTTCATCAGCAAGTCAATTGGCCTTCCCTTGGCCAAAATCGCAATGAAGGTTATGCTTGGAAAGTCATTGTCTGATTTTGGACTTTCTCATGGTGAGGTTGCCGTAACTCCATTCGTTTCGGTCAAGGAGGCTGTATTCCCATTCAAGAAATTTGCTGGGGTCGATACAATCCTGGGCCCGGAGATGAAGTCCACCGGAGAGGTTATGGGGCTATCCCGCAGCTTTTCAAAAGCATTTCTGGATGCTCAGGAGGGAGCGGGGATGAATCTTCCCAAACAAGGTCGTGTTTTTGTCAGTGTGGCTGACAGGGATAAACCAGCTATCATTGAAATCTGCCAATCGCTTGCTTCTCTGGGTTATCAGCTTGTTGCCACTGGTGGGACTCGTGACGTACTGCTTGCTGCAGGTATGAATGTCGAGCATGTGAATAAGGTGAAAGAGGGTTCTCCTCACATTGTTGATGAGATTGCTGATGGTAAAATCGCTCTTGTGGTCAATACTGTGTCCGGTAAAAGTTCTCAAAGAGATTCTTTGTCCATCCGAAGGGAAACACTTGCGAGAAACATTCCCTATTACACGACAGTGGCTGGGGCTAAAGCCTTGGCCTTGGCTCTTCTTGAAGCCTCAAACCGAAATGTTCTGGAAGAAGTGATTTCTTTGCAAGAGATTCGTCGATAG
- a CDS encoding transglycosylase SLT domain-containing protein encodes MAFADGVAGPSQEVLSHYIFDHNRVHLSRNQAWDISRQILRQSALLGVPVDLGVAIMQRESSFNPYAINQRSGDYGLFQIHYSFWKKHFARKKGSRLWALSFKDLYLINVNVRVGMMIIRHDLVLAHGSVSGMIGFYSGRKGVERDQYILSVLSNESSFRRYRKKWEALAQLR; translated from the coding sequence ATGGCTTTTGCTGATGGGGTAGCTGGTCCGAGTCAAGAGGTTCTCAGTCATTATATTTTCGATCATAATCGAGTCCATCTCTCCAGAAATCAAGCGTGGGATATTTCTCGCCAGATTCTTCGTCAGTCAGCATTGCTAGGTGTTCCAGTTGATCTGGGTGTAGCCATTATGCAGAGAGAGTCTTCCTTTAACCCGTATGCAATCAATCAACGTTCCGGTGATTATGGACTATTCCAGATCCACTACTCCTTCTGGAAAAAACATTTCGCCCGCAAAAAAGGATCAAGACTATGGGCACTTTCTTTTAAAGATCTGTACCTGATCAATGTCAATGTGCGAGTCGGAATGATGATTATTCGCCATGATCTGGTTTTGGCTCATGGATCTGTTTCCGGAATGATTGGTTTTTATAGTGGACGAAAAGGTGTGGAGCGGGATCAGTACATCTTGAGTGTCTTGTCGAATGAATCAAGTTTTAGGCGATACCGGAAAAAGTGGGAAGCCCTTGCTCAATTAAGGTGA
- the erpA gene encoding iron-sulfur cluster insertion protein ErpA, with protein sequence MISMSEKAVEKVSEYLTSENKAGYGLRVYVSGGGCHGFQYGMAFEEAPGEMDQIIEESGVKLFIDAQSYPLLDGAEVDYVENLYGSGFAIKNPNAKSSCGCGSSFST encoded by the coding sequence ATGATCAGCATGTCAGAAAAAGCAGTTGAAAAAGTCAGTGAGTATCTGACTTCAGAAAACAAGGCAGGTTATGGGCTTCGCGTTTATGTTTCAGGCGGCGGATGCCATGGTTTCCAATATGGAATGGCATTTGAAGAAGCTCCTGGAGAGATGGATCAGATCATTGAAGAATCTGGCGTGAAGCTCTTCATCGACGCACAGAGTTATCCATTGCTCGATGGCGCTGAAGTGGATTATGTCGAGAATCTTTATGGATCAGGTTTCGCTATCAAGAATCCAAACGCCAAGAGCTCCTGTGGTTGCGGAAGTTCTTTCTCGACCTAG
- a CDS encoding dihydrolipoyl dehydrogenase family protein, with product MTESNHIPYKTEILVIGGGSAGRYAAKAAARKGAQVMLVDPGPFGGLCILKGCMPSKALLRSAHVRHLIVSELPELGLRLSGGQVDLDMNYIVDSKDRMIQDFADDALQGILNNPSITLVEGLFHFTGTHEGLISGRPVTFQKAIIASGTRIRLPHINGLESEDIMTSDDILETRILPKKVVVIGTGPVGLELGQYLHNMGSEVTILNINPEWGHGLDRVISEAYLDALRARGLSIQMGITNEWVDRTPEGPTLHYTHEGIEKSVPFERLLSAIGRIPDTHSLDLEAAGIKTAEKGIIKVLPTLQTTNPDIYAAGDVTGILPVLNVATFQGEMAGENATRKSPLPIPEPPVPIAIFTDPEYARSGLSESEAVFKGHSVVTGRIPFTDLGKAIVYRRTDGWLKIVANESDHKILGAEMFGPGASDLIHVIHVAIALGATLDDYQKILHIHPTFAEIFKYLIDEMTDAI from the coding sequence ATGACTGAAAGCAATCATATTCCCTATAAAACGGAAATACTGGTCATCGGGGGAGGTTCTGCAGGAAGGTACGCTGCAAAAGCTGCGGCACGAAAAGGTGCCCAGGTCATGCTTGTCGACCCTGGACCATTTGGCGGGCTCTGTATTCTTAAAGGTTGTATGCCATCAAAAGCATTGTTGAGATCTGCCCACGTCAGGCACCTCATCGTCTCGGAGCTCCCCGAACTTGGACTCCGACTCTCTGGTGGACAAGTCGACCTGGACATGAACTATATCGTTGATTCAAAAGACAGAATGATTCAGGATTTTGCCGATGATGCACTGCAAGGAATCTTAAACAATCCCTCCATTACCCTTGTTGAAGGGTTATTCCACTTCACCGGGACTCATGAAGGGCTCATTTCAGGTCGTCCAGTCACCTTTCAAAAAGCCATAATCGCTTCCGGAACCCGCATTAGACTCCCGCATATCAATGGACTTGAATCGGAAGATATCATGACCTCGGATGACATCCTGGAAACAAGGATATTGCCAAAGAAAGTCGTAGTGATTGGAACAGGGCCGGTTGGTCTTGAGCTTGGTCAATATCTTCATAATATGGGTTCAGAGGTCACGATCCTGAACATCAACCCGGAATGGGGTCATGGGCTAGACCGGGTGATCTCGGAAGCCTATCTTGATGCCTTAAGGGCCAGGGGACTCTCCATTCAAATGGGGATTACAAATGAATGGGTCGATCGCACGCCAGAGGGTCCAACGTTACACTACACTCATGAAGGCATCGAAAAATCTGTTCCATTTGAACGCCTCCTGTCTGCAATAGGCAGAATACCTGATACCCATTCCCTGGATCTGGAGGCTGCCGGGATCAAGACGGCGGAAAAGGGCATCATCAAGGTTCTCCCCACATTACAAACAACCAACCCTGATATTTATGCTGCAGGAGATGTCACAGGGATACTGCCTGTCCTGAATGTTGCCACATTTCAGGGAGAAATGGCTGGAGAGAATGCAACACGAAAGTCTCCTCTCCCCATTCCTGAGCCCCCGGTTCCCATCGCTATATTTACAGACCCGGAATATGCCCGATCCGGTTTGTCCGAGAGTGAGGCAGTTTTTAAGGGACATTCTGTTGTCACCGGTAGGATTCCCTTTACGGATCTTGGAAAAGCGATTGTTTACCGGAGAACGGACGGATGGCTCAAAATCGTCGCGAATGAATCTGATCACAAAATTCTGGGAGCCGAGATGTTTGGGCCAGGTGCCTCAGATCTTATTCATGTGATTCACGTTGCCATTGCATTAGGTGCCACTCTTGACGATTACCAGAAGATTCTTCACATACACCCGACATTTGCCGAGATATTCAAATACTTGATAGATGAGATGACCGATGCCATCTGA
- the glnA gene encoding type I glutamate--ammonia ligase, which produces MTPKEVLEFAKKNNVQIIDYRFTDLFGAWQHISTSLHELSEESFVEGKGFDGSSIRGFQAINESDMLLIPDPASAFMDPYTQVPTLVLICNIKDPITGESYSRDPRLIAQKAESYLKKVADVSYWGPEAEFFVFDDVKFGQGSNYAHYSVDSSEAIWNTDRDEMPNLGYKIRHKEGYFPVSPNDTLQDLRSEMILTMEKLGIRTEVHHHEVATAGQCEIDMRYDTLTKMADNVMKYKYVVRNTSLKYGKSATFMPKPLFQDNGSGMHCHQSLWKGGKNLFFGKGGYADLSEMAIHYIGGLLHHAPALLAFIAPTTNSYKRLVPGYEAPINLAYSKRNRSACIRIPMYSKSEKAKRIEFRTPDPSANPYIAFSAMLMAGLDGIERKLVPPAPLDKDIYEMSDRERKKIKQMPGSLEGALDALEKDHDFLLKGGVFTKDMIEVWVAEKRRRDVDQVRLRPHPHEFFLYYDI; this is translated from the coding sequence ATGACACCAAAAGAAGTTCTTGAATTTGCAAAAAAGAACAATGTACAGATTATCGATTACCGCTTTACGGATCTTTTTGGTGCATGGCAGCACATTTCGACATCGCTCCATGAACTGTCCGAGGAAAGTTTTGTTGAGGGGAAGGGGTTTGACGGCTCCAGCATTCGTGGTTTTCAGGCAATCAACGAATCCGATATGCTTCTGATTCCTGACCCAGCTTCCGCTTTTATGGATCCCTATACTCAAGTTCCTACTCTGGTTTTAATCTGTAATATCAAGGATCCTATTACTGGAGAGTCCTACTCCAGGGATCCCCGTTTGATCGCCCAAAAAGCAGAGTCCTACCTCAAGAAAGTCGCCGATGTTTCTTATTGGGGTCCCGAAGCCGAATTTTTTGTGTTTGATGACGTCAAGTTTGGTCAGGGTTCAAATTACGCTCATTATTCCGTCGATTCTTCCGAGGCGATCTGGAATACTGATCGGGACGAAATGCCAAACCTTGGGTATAAAATCCGCCACAAGGAAGGTTATTTCCCTGTATCTCCAAATGATACGCTCCAGGATCTGCGTTCTGAAATGATTCTGACGATGGAAAAGTTGGGAATTCGTACAGAAGTGCATCATCACGAAGTGGCAACAGCAGGTCAGTGCGAGATTGATATGCGTTATGACACATTGACCAAGATGGCTGATAATGTGATGAAGTATAAGTATGTTGTCCGAAACACCTCTTTAAAATATGGCAAGTCCGCCACTTTCATGCCAAAGCCCCTTTTTCAGGATAATGGCTCTGGTATGCACTGCCATCAGAGTTTATGGAAGGGTGGAAAAAACCTTTTCTTCGGAAAAGGTGGTTATGCAGATCTATCCGAGATGGCTATTCACTACATCGGTGGTCTTCTGCATCACGCCCCTGCCTTGTTGGCCTTTATTGCTCCAACAACGAATTCTTACAAAAGATTGGTTCCAGGTTATGAAGCTCCCATTAACCTTGCCTATTCAAAGCGGAATCGCTCTGCCTGCATTCGTATCCCGATGTATTCGAAAAGTGAGAAAGCAAAGCGAATCGAATTCAGGACTCCGGATCCTAGCGCAAATCCCTACATTGCGTTTTCAGCCATGTTGATGGCAGGCCTTGATGGAATAGAGCGAAAGCTTGTTCCGCCAGCCCCACTCGACAAGGATATCTACGAAATGTCAGACCGGGAAAGAAAGAAGATCAAACAAATGCCCGGAAGTCTTGAAGGAGCTCTGGATGCTTTGGAGAAAGATCATGACTTCCTCCTCAAGGGCGGTGTCTTTACCAAGGACATGATTGAAGTGTGGGTTGCAGAGAAGCGAAGAAGAGATGTCGATCAGGTTCGCCTTCGTCCGCATCCACATGAGTTTTTCCTGTATTATGACATCTAG
- the greA gene encoding transcription elongation factor GreA has protein sequence MNQLPMTKEGYDKLVEELDRLKHVERPKNIADIAEARAHGDLSENAEYHAAKERQGFLGSRIQELEQKISSAIIVSSAHQDPSRVTFGATVRLVSETGEEKRYTLVGQEEVDLKLGKISIQSPVGKALIGHSKGESVTIRIPSGEVVYSIEEISY, from the coding sequence ATGAATCAATTACCGATGACCAAAGAAGGTTATGATAAACTGGTGGAGGAGCTTGATCGTCTGAAACATGTAGAGCGACCAAAAAATATTGCCGATATTGCGGAAGCCCGGGCTCATGGGGATCTTTCGGAAAATGCAGAATATCATGCAGCAAAAGAGCGGCAAGGCTTTTTGGGGTCAAGGATTCAGGAGCTGGAACAAAAAATATCATCAGCTATTATTGTTTCATCGGCGCATCAGGATCCCTCCAGAGTCACCTTTGGCGCAACCGTTCGCCTGGTCTCGGAGACTGGCGAGGAGAAACGCTATACCCTGGTTGGACAGGAAGAAGTCGATCTAAAGCTCGGTAAAATATCAATCCAGTCTCCAGTAGGAAAGGCTTTGATCGGCCACTCAAAGGGGGAAAGCGTCACGATTCGTATTCCGTCAGGAGAAGTTGTTTACTCTATTGAGGAAATTTCCTACTAG
- the nifA gene encoding nif-specific transcriptional activator NifA encodes MFSISQELASCPDLDVALVKILGILDQNLGLHRSSILLLKGESDELSTEIAHGLSEEEKERGRFKKGEGITGMVLESGEPVIVPDISLEPRFLNRTGSRLSKKEKTAFIAVPLIFQGRKLGVLSADRSASGGKESLEEDVRLLTTISSIMAQAVLLRHNFDDEKRRLQDETSRLEHALKHRYTISGWIGRSKLVAQIAESVHQVAASRATVLILGESGTGKEVIAKAIHFNSPRNKMPFIQINCAAIPETLLESELFGHEKGAFTGASLSRPGRFEAANEGTIFLDEIGEIPPSVQVKLLRVLQERVVERIGSNRPIPIDVRIVAATNRNLDQEVRMNRFREDLYYRLNVIPIYLPPLRHRKEDIPLLLEHFRSRFIEENGRDVRIASDAIDVFMEYDWPGNVRELENIVERLVVMARKDIITADDVVQTLALFPVHSSGVPSVESSGNISTPTTTGREPAAPSRGASVHEINTDLPDTIREIERERIIKALERSGGVKTRAALALGITTRQLVYRMEKYGIRGEGI; translated from the coding sequence TTGTTTTCCATCAGTCAGGAGCTTGCAAGTTGTCCTGATCTGGATGTTGCCCTTGTCAAAATTCTTGGCATCCTGGACCAAAACCTTGGACTTCACAGGAGCTCGATTCTCCTTTTGAAAGGGGAGTCTGATGAGCTGTCAACAGAGATTGCTCACGGACTTTCTGAAGAAGAGAAGGAAAGGGGTCGTTTTAAAAAAGGGGAAGGTATTACTGGAATGGTTCTTGAAAGTGGGGAGCCGGTCATTGTTCCAGATATCTCGCTTGAACCCCGGTTTTTAAACAGAACTGGTTCAAGACTATCAAAAAAGGAAAAGACAGCCTTTATTGCTGTTCCTCTGATCTTTCAGGGGAGAAAGCTTGGTGTCCTTTCTGCAGATAGAAGTGCTTCGGGTGGAAAAGAAAGTCTGGAGGAGGATGTCCGCTTATTGACCACAATAAGCTCCATCATGGCTCAGGCGGTTCTTTTGAGACATAATTTTGATGATGAAAAACGACGGTTGCAAGATGAAACCAGCAGGCTCGAACATGCCTTGAAACATAGATATACGATTTCAGGCTGGATTGGCCGATCTAAGCTTGTTGCCCAAATTGCCGAGAGTGTTCATCAAGTGGCAGCAAGCAGGGCAACTGTCTTGATCCTTGGAGAAAGTGGAACCGGTAAGGAGGTAATTGCAAAAGCGATTCACTTCAATAGTCCCAGAAACAAAATGCCATTTATTCAAATCAACTGTGCTGCAATTCCGGAAACTCTTCTTGAAAGCGAATTGTTTGGACATGAGAAAGGGGCTTTTACTGGGGCGAGCCTGTCGAGACCTGGAAGGTTTGAGGCTGCGAATGAAGGAACGATATTTCTTGATGAAATCGGGGAGATCCCACCGTCCGTCCAGGTAAAGCTTTTGAGAGTTCTCCAGGAACGTGTTGTTGAAAGAATTGGGTCCAATAGACCTATCCCTATTGATGTCCGGATCGTTGCGGCAACGAACCGCAATCTGGACCAGGAAGTCAGGATGAACCGGTTCAGGGAAGATCTATACTATCGTCTGAATGTCATTCCCATCTATCTTCCTCCATTAAGACATCGGAAGGAAGATATTCCCCTGTTGCTTGAGCACTTCCGATCCAGATTCATTGAGGAGAATGGAAGGGATGTCCGGATTGCTTCTGATGCGATTGACGTGTTTATGGAATATGATTGGCCAGGAAATGTACGTGAGCTTGAAAACATTGTTGAGAGGCTCGTTGTCATGGCCAGAAAAGACATTATAACGGCGGATGATGTGGTCCAGACTCTTGCTCTTTTTCCGGTTCATTCGAGTGGTGTTCCATCGGTTGAGTCGAGTGGTAATATTTCTACCCCAACGACAACGGGGCGGGAACCGGCTGCTCCATCAAGGGGAGCCAGTGTCCATGAAATCAACACAGATCTGCCGGATACGATTCGGGAGATTGAGCGGGAGCGGATTATCAAGGCTCTGGAGCGTTCAGGAGGTGTGAAGACCCGAGCAGCCCTTGCTCTTGGTATTACAACGAGGCAACTGGTTTATCGGATGGAAAAGTATGGAATAAGAGGAGAAGGAATTTGA
- a CDS encoding GGDEF domain-containing protein: MPSDTQKMMKAPFSLLIVRPSRKNQREWIQTVQTLIQNSDSRFNISAFIDPDPSEDFCLIANYERIPFGKSWAEIKTHNETHVVLYEEDRHYGGVPEHLPIFPFDFIELLRQEFDAKFSLLSVLTRLQTFIQTITRLGSTEISFAQMISDSTRNFLNARGIIYLKSNFQSKTLRIEAKSIEGNLLISGEHGLPPPQFLREPYYINHPTTPHASESAPPEFRSFIQGSPFYLLPIDYHASAPKHFLLVIPDLIEPNGLKASVELKNAIELCFPLLETSFSLHKNHLALKKRAEFDTMTGTYNRASIEELLSNAIAQTKLQGSSLSILMVDLDHFKKVNDKFGHLAGDEVLIEMTRSISEVLRSEDRIGRYGGEEFLVILPGATIHTAKIIAERILAKVQKLKFVKYPDIRLTVSIGIASYPEHAPHILGLLSLADQMLYNSKYSGRNRASAPKDRLDPSGTESVPK; encoded by the coding sequence ATGCCATCTGACACTCAAAAAATGATGAAAGCCCCTTTTTCACTTCTCATCGTTCGTCCTTCAAGAAAAAATCAGCGAGAATGGATCCAAACGGTACAGACACTGATCCAGAATTCGGATTCCCGATTCAATATCTCAGCATTTATTGATCCGGACCCATCTGAAGATTTTTGTCTAATCGCAAACTATGAGCGGATTCCATTTGGGAAGTCATGGGCAGAGATCAAAACACACAATGAAACTCATGTGGTTCTATATGAGGAGGACCGTCATTACGGGGGAGTTCCGGAGCATCTTCCCATATTCCCGTTTGACTTCATCGAACTCCTCAGGCAGGAATTTGATGCCAAGTTTTCCCTGCTCTCCGTTCTGACACGACTTCAAACTTTTATCCAGACAATTACCAGACTTGGTTCCACTGAGATATCTTTTGCCCAGATGATTTCGGATTCAACTCGAAATTTTCTGAATGCTAGGGGAATCATTTATCTGAAATCCAATTTCCAATCCAAAACGCTGCGAATTGAGGCCAAAAGCATCGAAGGGAATCTACTGATCAGCGGTGAACACGGTCTGCCACCGCCTCAATTTTTAAGGGAACCTTATTACATCAATCATCCGACCACACCTCACGCTTCCGAATCGGCCCCGCCAGAGTTTAGAAGCTTCATTCAGGGCAGTCCGTTCTATCTGCTCCCCATTGACTACCACGCTTCTGCTCCGAAACATTTTCTTCTCGTCATACCTGATCTCATTGAACCGAATGGGTTAAAGGCAAGCGTGGAACTCAAAAATGCAATTGAGCTCTGCTTTCCTCTTCTAGAGACAAGCTTTTCTCTCCATAAAAATCACCTTGCACTCAAAAAGAGAGCAGAGTTTGACACAATGACCGGCACATACAACCGGGCGTCCATTGAGGAATTGCTTTCTAACGCGATTGCTCAGACAAAACTCCAGGGGAGTAGTCTGTCCATTCTGATGGTGGATCTTGACCACTTCAAAAAGGTTAATGATAAGTTTGGCCACCTGGCAGGAGATGAGGTTTTGATTGAGATGACAAGAAGCATCTCTGAAGTTCTACGCTCAGAAGATCGTATAGGCCGCTATGGAGGAGAAGAATTTCTGGTCATATTGCCAGGTGCAACCATTCATACTGCAAAAATCATCGCAGAAAGGATCCTGGCAAAGGTTCAAAAATTGAAGTTTGTAAAATACCCTGATATCCGCCTTACAGTCAGCATTGGAATTGCTTCCTATCCGGAACATGCACCCCATATCCTTGGACTTTTATCACTCGCCGACCAGATGCTTTACAACTCGAAATACTCCGGACGAAATAGGGCTTCTGCCCCAAAAGACCGTCTTGACCCATCCGGAACAGAGAGTGTTCCAAAATGA